Proteins co-encoded in one Conger conger chromosome 4, fConCon1.1, whole genome shotgun sequence genomic window:
- the LOC133126748 gene encoding uncharacterized protein LOC133126748 → MGPSNQRCKKKNFAECEIQVLIKEVEKRRRVLFNGVSVGVSAERKRMEWHRVCVAVNAVSAVHRSTREVKRKWFDMKVLAKKRISAHKESVGAAGWSMRSPPLSPQDVRLAFIMEDTQLSGELPPPEYPDIADPASVKAELEDEKLGVLIREYRGEEVPEVRGGVPEGGHSAAGPSSVSGETSGRVPTDSALQTQRDLVRSIESVTTELKHIGSVLCDISSTLKELVKTYTCCCNGTYGPVIVTCPKTAGLMELKEGCQILTCLPALFEKSWGSFHKMCDLRAEICEMP, encoded by the exons ATGGGCCCGTCAAATCAGAGATGTAAAAAGAAGAATTTTGCTGAGTGTGAAATCCAGGTTCTCATAAAGGAGGTGGAGAAGAGACGTAGAGTGTTGTTTAACGGCGTTAGCGTTGGCGTCAGCGCTGAGAGGAAGCGCATGGAGTGGCATCGAGTTTGTGTCGCGGTCAACGCCGTCAGCGCCGTGCACCGCTCGACGAGGGAAGTCAAGAGGAAATGGTTCGACATGAAGGTGCTGGCCAAAAAGCGCATTTCGGCGCACAAGGAAAGCGTCGGCGCGGCTGGGTGGAGCATGAGGAGCCCGCCTCTTTCCCCCCAGGACGTGAGGCTGGCTTTCATCATGGAGGACACCCAGCTCAGCGGGGAGCTGCCTCCGCCTGAGTACCCTGACATCGCTGACCCCGCGAGTGTCAAAGCCG AGCTGGAGGATGAGAAACTGGGGGTGCTGATTCGGGAGTACCGGGGGGAGGAGGTGCCGGAGGTCCGTGGGGGGGTCCCGGAGGGGGGCCACAGTGCCGCAGGACCCAGCAGCGTCTCCGGGGAGACAAGTGGGCGTGTCCCCACTGACTCCgccctacagacacagagagacctcGTCCGATCCATTGAAAGCGTGACCACTGAACTGAAACACATCGGAAGTGTCTTATGCGACATAAGTTCCACATTAAAAGAGCTAGTTAAAACGTACACTTGTTGT TGTAACGGCACGTATGGGCCTGTCATAGTAACCTGTCCAAAAACGGCGGGCCTGATGGAGCTAAAGGAGGGCTGCCAGATCCTGACCTGTCTGCCAGCTCTCTTTGAAAAGAGCTGGGGCTCGTTTCACAAAATGTGTGACCTGCGAGCTGAGATCTGCGAGATGCCATAG